A stretch of DNA from Arthrobacter globiformis:
CCTTGACTGGTGCCCGGGCCGCCCTCTGCCGGTGATGACGGCGCCTGGGATGGCTGGCCCGGCGCGATCCCGACCCCTGGGGCACCACCTGAAGCACTCTCTGATCCACTGCCTGTGGCGCTGCCCGAAGACGTCGGTGTTGACGGAACCGGAACTTGCTCCGGAGCCGTGCACCCGGACAGGACCGTTGCGAGTATCGCCGCCGCGCACACCATCCCGCTCACGCGGTAGAAGCGGCGTGATGGTTTCCGAGGGTACATTGGATGTTCCTCTCTCTTACAGGGCCTGTGCCGCCCGGTACACCTCGTCCTCCCGCCAGGATTCAGGCACCTGTTGCCGGAGCCGCACAGGGTGGATCGGACGCGTATGGCTGCATGCGGGGCGCATATATCTCTCGGCCGCGGGCGAACTGCAGACCTGTTCATCTGGACAACCGGGGCGGTAAGTGTCAGGCAGCATTAGGTGCGGAGCGTTCTGAGCGCTGTTGCCCAAGCAATGAGCTGCTGGAGGAGTGGTTCCAGGGCTTCTTCCGCGGCGTTGCTGGGCGTGAACGTGGTGAAGTTCTCGAAGTCCGTGGCAAAGGGCAACGCCACCTGGGCGCGGACGTCGGCCATTTGGAGTTCACCGGCGATCAGGCGCAGGTTTTCTGCCGCGCGGACTCCACCGGCGCTGCCGTAGGAGACGAAGCCAGCTGCCTTGTTGTTCCATTCCTCGTAAAGATAATCCAGGGCGTTCTTCAGGACCCCGGGCACGGAGTGGTTGTATTCGGCCGTGACGAAGATGAACCCGTCGAAGCGGGCGATCGTGGCCGCCCAGGACTTGGTGTGTTCGTGCTGGTAGTTTCCCAAGGACGGCGGCATCGGTTCGTCCAGCAGAGGCAGGTCGAAATCAGCCAGGTCCAGCATCTCGAAGTCGGCACCGCCCCGCGACGTTGCCCTTGCCAGCACCCAGTCCGCCACCTGTTTGCTCCGGCGGCCCGGCCGGGTGCTGCCAACCACCACAGCAATCTTCACCACGCAAACCACTCCCTTCAATAACCTCTCCAGCGCCTTACGCCAGCACGTGCTTCCGTTCGTAGGTGAGAACACCGTTGGGCGAACGCGGCGCTTCGCCGCGAACCCCGCCGGCCAAGCGGGCCGGTACTCCGGTACAGGACTGATGCGGCTACTGCTCCAACACGCTGTCAATAAGATCCTTCAAAATCTCCCAAAAGTCCCTGGCACGGAAAGACGTTACAGGCCCTCTTCCTTGGGATTGCCGGACAGCGTTGGCTACGGCGATGGCCTCGGCGAACAGTTCAGCCGTGACGGCAGGGACGCGTTCGGGTTCCAGGGCGAGAATGTGTTCCACCAGAGCCCGGGAGTGCTTCTCTGCCTCCCCGCCCTGGTCCCGGCCCGCAGCC
This window harbors:
- a CDS encoding NADPH-dependent FMN reductase yields the protein MVKIAVVVGSTRPGRRSKQVADWVLARATSRGGADFEMLDLADFDLPLLDEPMPPSLGNYQHEHTKSWAATIARFDGFIFVTAEYNHSVPGVLKNALDYLYEEWNNKAAGFVSYGSAGGVRAAENLRLIAGELQMADVRAQVALPFATDFENFTTFTPSNAAEEALEPLLQQLIAWATALRTLRT